A window of the Plasmodium falciparum 3D7 genome assembly, chromosome: 3 genome harbors these coding sequences:
- a CDS encoding eukaryotic translation initiation factor 3 subunit K, putative, producing the protein MDINNIMEEVQAIKVLPHMMFNASKLKVLSDYVNVAFENNEYYDNDVMLTLLRLFCLYPHCYDKDIIKKILICVLYNINNVDMNMYMSLINSSLYDDNIKSVIYIYELIKNCQYKKLWNCINNNIGNEYNNCDYSYLKNDKNFICNIRKYILNTISISFESIYLKNMSEYLNIQDNTQLEQFLNENKWTIKMINHKGKDEQICYNGNIETVQNKKNINTYFTEDNIGSYITKLNH; encoded by the exons atggatattaataatattatggaaGAGGTACAGGCCATTAAGGTTTTGCCTCATATGATGTTCAATGCTTCTAAACTTA aAGTATTAAGTGATTATGTGAATGTAGCTTTTGAAAATAACGAATATTACGATAACGATGTCATGCTAACTTTGTTGAGATTGTTTTGTTTATATCCCCATTGTTATGATAAAGATATAATTAAGAAAATATTGATATgcgttttatataatataaataatgtagatatgaatatgtatatgagtttaataaattcaagtttatatgatgataatataaaaagtgttatatatatatatgaactaattaaaaattgtcagtataaaaaattatggaattgtataaataataatataggtaatgaatataataattgtgattattcatatttaaagaatgataagaattttatttgtaatattagaaaatatattttaaataccATCTCAATAAGTTTTgaaagtatatatttaaaaaacatgtcagaatatttaaatattcaagACAATACACAACTTGAAcaatttttaaatgaaaataaatggaCCATTAAAATGATTAATCACAAAGGAAAGGATGAACAAATATGTTATAATGGAAATATAGAAACGGTtcagaataaaaaaaatataaatacttaTTTTACTGAGGATAATATAGGATCCTACATAACAAAACTTAACCATTAA
- a CDS encoding trafficking protein particle complex subunit 4, putative produces MYSLYVNNQHGTLVYQKHFSEEIKLNSNEEIRLASMLHGISTISEKINVYSLYEKKTNIFQSLEKKGIETIEGDGFKIQCYDTLTGIKIFIVHKDDLNIEMNTYLKRVYELYSDIILKNPFYDIDMPIRSAVFNEQIEKLFSNIS; encoded by the exons ATGTATTCTCTCTATGTCAACAACCAACATGGTACTTTAGTTTATCAaaag CATTTCagtgaagaaataaaattaaatagtaATGAAGAAATAAGACTTGCTTCTATGTTACATGGAATTTCAACCATTTCCGAAAAAATTAATGTGTATTCAttatatgagaaaaaaacgaatatatttcaatcattagaaaaaaaaggcATAGAAACTATTGAAGGAGATGGTTTTAAAATTCAATGTTACGATACATTAACAGGtatcaaaatatttatagttCACAAAGATGACTTAAATATTGAGATGAATACATATTTGAAAAGGGTATATGAATTGTATAGTGATATCATACTGAAGAATCCTTTTTATGATATTGATATGCCTATACGTTCAGCAGTTTTTAATGAACAAATTGAAAAACTGTTCTCCAACATAAGCTga
- a CDS encoding pre-mRNA splicing factor, putative, with product MRGGGFYKGTSTEQTPYFGDKEKKLIEKIVWPEIYNKKIDVNKIKFPLIETWINKRLIEILGFEDDILYEYCISQLKQSKEKKDGEEDKYLNAKKLKINLTGFIGNKKSDIFIEELLELLINEEKKEEHIADTLNENKTNDIKKVKNENENINENVYNENKDISNKDKEHVSHQNEHNINNVNLKKEKEYTDIQRDKRKHKRSLSQKSDSYKKRPFNKRKTSIERSLSNKRYDEKTNKRFNKNFRTDIYNRKHSKDIGYKHNNSYSSSDDKYHNGRSLSSSDISYQHRRKVKKKKINKRHDDSSSEISSHTYASRYDKERKRFRKRDINLERHKERGYINRDKEGKHIRRDKEGKHIRRDKEEKHIRRDKEGKHIRGEQERRHQIRNKEKYRDRNDHKKPYYDENKSDRSRNSSDNNEKMRKKGKNKKHMKRYTSSKSVSKSSNTSINRSSDRSRDRSSDRSSDKSSDRSRDRSSDRSSDRSSDRSSNRSSNRSSDRSSDRSINRSSDKSINRSSDRSSSRSNNPSDSFNNKSESSEKIKRDKREKIINSDRNKRNSSITVSRDIKRKEIDNIMRKKSYRTSKKKMRAWSSSESSDSGEK from the exons atgagGGGTGGAGGTTTTTATAAAGGCACGAGTACTGAACAAACACCTTATTTTGgtgataaggaaaaaaaattgatagaAAAAATAGTATGGccagaaatatataataagaaaatagatgtaaataaaattaaattccCATTAATAGAAACATGGATAAATAAAAGGTTGATTGAAATTTTAGGTTTTGAGGATGACATATTATATGAGTATTGTATATCACAATTGAAGCAAAGTAAAGAGAAAAAAG ATGGTGAAGAAGATAAATATCTGAATGCAAAAAaactaaaaataaatttaactGGTTTCATAGGTAATAAGAAAagtgatatatttattgaggAATTATTAGAACTcttaataaatgaagaaaaaaaggaagaacATATTGCCGATACCttgaatgaaaataaaacaaatgatataaaaaaagtgaaaaatgaaaatgaaaacataAATGAGAATGTGTATAATG aaaataaagatatcaGTAATAAGGACAAAGAACATGTCAGCCATCAGAATGAAcacaatattaataatgtaaatcttaaaaaagagaaagaaTATACAGATATACAACGTGATAAAAGAAAACATAAAAGATCTTTATCACAAAAAAGTGATTCTTATAAAAAGAGAccatttaataaaagaaagacTTCTATCGAAAGGTCTTTATCAAATAAAAGATACGATGAAAAAACTAACAAacgttttaataaaaatttcagaacagacatatataatagaaaacATTCTAAAGATATTggatataaacataataattcatatagCTCAAGTGATGATAAATATCATAATGGTCGTTCATTATCCAGTAGTGATATATCATATCAACATCGaagaaaagtaaaaaaaaaaaaaataaataaaagacaCGATGATTCGTCATCTGAAATAAGTAGTCATACTTATGCTAGTAGGTATGATAAAGAGAGGAAAAGATTTAGAAAAAGAGACATAAATTTAGAGAGACATAAAGAAAgaggatatataaatagagaTAAAGAAGGAAAACATATAAGGAGGGATAAAGAAGGAAAACATATAAGGAGggataaagaagaaaaacatATAAGGAGGGATAAAGAAGGAAAACATATAAGGGGGGAACAAGAAAGAAGACATCAAATTAGGAATAAGGAAAAGTATAGAGATAGGAATGATCATAAGAAACCATATTATGATGAAAACAAATCTGACCGTTCAAGAAATAGTAGTGATAATAATGagaaaatgagaaaaaaaggaaaaaataaaaaacacatGAAACGTTATACGTCATCGAAATCGGTTAGTAAAAGTAGCAACACGTCAATTAATAGATCAAGTGATAGGTCAAGAGACAGATCAAGTGATAGGTCAAGTGACAAATCAAGTGATAGGTCAAGAGACAGATCAAGTGATAGATCAAGTGATAGATCAAGTGACAGATCAAGTAACAGATCAAGTAATCGATCAAGTGATCGATCAAGTGACAGATCAATTAATAGGTCAAGTGATAAATCAATTAATAGATCGAGTGATAGATCAAGTAGTAGATCAAATAATCCAAGTGATTcgtttaataataaatctgAATCTTCAGAAAAAATTAAGCGAgataaaagagaaaaaataataaattctgatagaaataaaagaaacaG TTCTATAACGGTGTCTAgagatataaaaagaaaagaaatagataatataatgcgaaaaaaaagttacagaacttcaaaaaaaaaaatgagggCATGGTCATCGTCAGAAAGTAGCGACTCTGgagaaaagtaa
- a CDS encoding valine--tRNA ligase, putative, giving the protein MTILLTLFIIYVCLIGHLTKVYIKENISNQKKNPLNFIRRKHNNTKKNRKLSFNINKNINHCKRIVKVEPFFIHKNVRRYVYRRSCFIFNIWNSSKVIKDIYKYIDSCTSFLRKFKSLPSIINVENKKYGKLEKRKKEKNDLCPNIFITYSSNNVPRNISNKLEHFIYKQKDIPKEQNILTYDFFKRDEELLNDQNRNDFIKKYYNPSYHCDEHPFEHIYNIKDMEHIYDKSIINYIYDLKRKEEIEYIRKFNRSHYLNSYLLIYPPPNLSGNLHAGHFFNFIHQHIFFLYNKYIMGKYAIPFFGFDHGGLSAHEMFAKHMRGEELGREKYINEIKKWQENLKENMLKDLQNMNITYNEKMLFNTMDKGMIDLINKAFYILYKNNMIINRLYPVYYCKELKTAIPKMDIQFKNAENKDIYNLKCYLVKNKNKIDNIYDDKKCIATKNENDHNMNNNDITYCSNNPPKNVTNKNDDTYEKINFFEKNNMSSNCICGDFTITNNDDKYEEKKKKIKNMIEEYDCKEIKFFEKKKFPYYYLNEEELKNKALINVSKYIYINIENIEDINNIVAILYYSSNKKKYENMYALLPHSNVIIPLIFHKKKNFPSLISGNKKGEEREEIKDSKEIKEREEIKEREEIKDSKESKERDDNNNNIDDDDDDIFLPVYSLEKKHDYSFNINKEKGTSQLFFNVSHGKKEHMTYNINNDEKEKENNLINIINCRKKDKELKFAYYKNYKCTLILSEHLCIKYDELCNMYYNNSGNKNFNILPCNRKNYFLENYETHPKDWILNRQIWYGHTIPLFKYEHFVTKEESKEGYEDIEKKNKIINKNNNNDKNNNNNNDKNNNNNDKNNNNNDNNKNIIIADHFNCFVYGKNVDEAYENLIKSNLFKKECIKKEYLKNDDILDSWFSSCLYFLHCLNSNNIDIYDLLKKKKSLVDFTCTGQDILYPWILRSFILLNYFIENDYLNELLPSKDNYDIVHILQGLKKEKDNKYLSTSILSKTVKFHGILKDDVGKKISKSDENSTYYKKYLEDINMDTLRLSFTFLQKNVEDIVWSKNNIYKSEKFIKKFWNVGQFIKQNCNYESYIRMSKVILANTNNINIENIDDDSIDGDCIDDNIKVLEFLKTKTQHISCISIFEAYYYTIHLILQYMKLYNLNKSIILINDFIMNYFSKFFLNYYSSGKSQISNFLIYYIFKGLIKFLYPFIPHICEILYIQIFFKEKEKKQILNASSPPMLLYENYKFFPNQKFSLEPKIQSVVSDHFLTFMEIYNFLRKFKKENKETICNNNTLYLYIKQKKGAELTLLYFKNEEHMLKRAFHMNIIFNACEKNKLGYSFLNEKEHIQRLNTRKVIYDCDRFVVLAQV; this is encoded by the exons ATGACAATTCTCCTGACCTTGTTCATAATTTATGTTTGTTTAATTGGTCATTTAacaaaagtatatataaaagaaaatatatcaaaCCAAAAAAAGAATCCACTTAACTTTATTAGGAGAAAGCATAATAACACCAAGAAAAACAGAAAactttcatttaatataaataaaaatattaatcatTGTAAAAGAATTGTTAAGGTGGAacctttttttattcataaaaatgtaaGAAGGTATGTGTATAGAAGAAgctgttttatttttaacatttgGAATAGTAGTAAAGTAATAaaagatatttataaatatattgattcATGTACATCCTTTTTGAGGAAATTTAAATCTCTTCCATCCATAATAAatgtagaaaataaaaaatatgggaaattagaaaaaaggaagaaagaaaaaaatgatttatgTCCTAACATATTCATAACATACTCATCAAATAATGTCCCTAgaaatatttcaaataaattagaacattttatatataagcaGAAGGATATTCCTAaggaacaaaatatattaacatacgATTTTTTTAAACGGGATGAAGAACTTTTAAATGATCAAAATAGAaatgattttataaaaaagtatTATAATCCAAGTTATCATTGTGATGAACATCCGTTtgaacacatatataatataaaggaCATGGAACATATTTATGACAAatctataataaattatatatatgatttaaaaagaaaagaagaaatagaaTACATACGAAAATTTAATAGAtcacattatttaaattccTATCTCCTAATATATCCTCCTCCTAATTTGTCAGGAAATTTACATGCAggtcatttttttaattttatccatcaacatattttttttctctataataaatatataatgggAAAATATGCCATTCCATTTTTtg GATTTGACCATGGAGGTCTGAGCGCACATGAGATGTTCGCTAAACACATGAGAGGAGAAGAATTGGgaagagaaaaatatataaatgaaataaaaaagtggcaagaaaatttaaaagaaaatatgctAAAAGATTTACAGAATATGAATATcacatataatgaaaaaatgttGTTTAACACTATGGATAAAGGTATGattgatttaataaataaagctttttatattctttataaaaataatatgattataaataGACTATATCCTGTATATTATtgtaaagaattaaaaacaGCTATCCCTAAAATGGATATACAATTTAAAAATGCAGAGAACaaagatatttataatttgaaATGTTATttagtaaaaaataaaaataaaatagacaatatatatgatgataaaaaatgtattgcTACAAAAAACGAAAATGatcataatatgaataataatgatattacgTATTGTAGTAACAACCCCCCAAAAAAtgtaacaaataaaaatgatgatacatatgaaaaaataaatttttttgaaaaaaataacatgtCCTCGAATTGTATATGTGGTGATTTTACAATtacaaataatgatgataaatatgaagaaaaaaaaaaaaaaattaaaaatatgattgAAGAATATGATtgtaaagaaataaaattttttgaaaaaaaaaaattcccatattattatttgaatgaagaagaattaaaaaataaggcTCTAATTAATGTAtcgaaatatatatatataaatatagagaatatagaagatataaataatattgtagctattttatattattcttcaaacaaaaaaaagtatgAAAATATGTATGCTTTGTTACCACATTCTAATGTAATAATacctttaatttttcataagaaaaaaaattttccaTCATTGATAAGTGGTAATAAAAAGGGTGAAGAAAGGGAAGAAATTAAAGATAGtaaagaaattaaagaaagggaagaaattaaagaaaGGGAAGAAATTAAAGATAGTAAAGAAAGTAAAGAAagagatgataataataataatattgacgatgatgatgatgatatattCCTTCCTGTCTATTCTTTGGAAAAAAAACATGactattcttttaatataaataaagaaaaagggACAAgtcaattattttttaacgtCTCTCATGGAAAAAAAGAGCATAtgacatataatataaataatgatgaaaaggaaaaagaaaataatttgataaatataataaattgtagaaaaaaagataaagaattaaaatttgcatattataaaaattataaatgtacCTTAATTTTATCAGAACatttatgtattaaatatgacgaattatgtaatatgtattataataatagtggtaataaaaattttaacatATTACCTTGTAATaggaaaaattattttttagaaAATTATGAAACACATCCAAAGGATTGGATATTAAATCGTCAAATATGGTATGGTCATACTATacctttatttaaatatgaacATTTTGTAACAAAAGAAGAAAGTAAAGAAGGATATGAAGAtatcgaaaaaaaaaataaaataataaataaaaataataataatgacaaaaacaacaacaataataatgacaaaaacaacaataataatgacaaaaacaacaataataatgacaataataagAACATTATAATAGCAGACCATTTTAACTGCTTTGTTTATGGAAAAAATGTTGATGAAGCAtatgaaaatttaataaaatcaaatttatttaagaaagaatgtattaaaaaagaatatttaaaaaatgatgacatTTTAGATAGTTGGTTTTCTTcatgtttatatttcttaCATTGCttaaattcaaataatatagatatatatgatttattaaaaaaaaaaaaaagcttgGTAGATTTTACCTGCACAGGTCAGGATATTTTATATCCTTGGATATTGAGgagttttattttattaaattactTTATAGAAAATGATTATTTGAATGAATTATTACCATCAAAGGATAATTATGacattgttcatattttacaaggattaaaaaaagaaaaggataataaatatttgtcAACTAGTATTTTATCGAAGACGGTAAAATTTCATGGTATCTTAAAAGATGACGTTGGAAAAAAGATAAGCAAGAGTGATGAAAATAGtacatattataagaaatatttagaagatataaatatggaTACATTGCGTTTATCGTTTACTTTTCTACAAAAGAATGTAGAGGATATAGTATGGTCAAAGAATAACATTTACAAGAGTGAGAAGTTTATAAAAAAGTTTTGGAACGTGGGACAATTTATAAAACAGAATTGTAATTATGAGTCGTACATAAGGATGAGTAAAGTAATTCTTGCTAAcactaataatataaatattgaaaatattgATGATGATAGTATTGATGGTGATTGtattgatgataatattaaggTTCTTGagtttttaaaaacaaagaCACAACATATTTCTTGTATAAGCATTTTTGaagcatattattatacaatacatttaattttacaatatatgaaattatataaccTGAACAAaagtattattttaattaatgatTTTATTATGAATTATTTCTCCaagttttttttaaactatTATTCTTCTGGAAAAAGTCAAATatctaattttttaatttattatatttttaaaggattgataaaatttttatatccaTTCATTCCACATATAtgtgaaatattatatatacaaatattttttaaagaaaaggaaaaaaaacaaatactAAACGCCTCTTCTCCTCCTATgcttttatatgaaaattataaattttttcctAACCAAAAATTTTCATTAGAACCAAAAATTCAAAGCGTTGTATCAGATCATTTTTTGACCTTtatggaaatatataattttttaaggaaatttaaaaaagagaATAAAGAAACAATTTGTAATAACAATACATTGTATCTTTATATTAAACAGAAAAAAGGAGCTGAACTTACATtactatattttaaaaatgaagagcACATGTTGAAAAGAGCCTtccatatgaatattatttttaacgCATGTGAAAAGAATAAGTTAggatattcttttttaaacgAAAAGGAACATATCCAAAGGTTAAACACAAGAAAAGTGATTTATGATTGTGATAGGTTTGTGGTACTAGCTCAAGTGTAG
- a CDS encoding phosphatidylinositol 3- and 4-kinase, putative, whose protein sequence is MGSSSLPMSQQMYFSTHNALRINEENDVINTLFYEINGSRHISLLIFPFYDVQMLKRLLIKKLNLPGGVKVNDIIIFYKGIKLPNYRIISTYIDNNNNRNDKKKKKKKINKLYWAIKDTNPNASIRVIDSTKNYPEFFEDILNEIKLSFKKNIAPKLTMDGTGGTYLLYNAKKKICSVFKPLDEEAFAPFNPRGYEGKMYQEGFRAGVLSGEGASREIAAYLLDNCYNNFSNVPCTIMVEACNPHFNNKSKLKYVDKETNLKWKCGSLQEFIDSRESVGNYDYKQFSIRDIHKIAILDIRVMNLDRNDGNILVSPLKTLKDSCNQFVYRNNKFTSSNNEDMLKRIITIDKKPSRYTLIPIDHGLILPHIMDVAEIDLVWFEWPQIKIPLDDEELEVVFSFDPDKDAEKVRNKLLIREDCIRTMRVCTRLLQIGAKMHLTLYEIAKISTRKNIDEESILEHLVKDSITQAYQMMDYTSLMSTNRLGYILDLAEIKMNKKKKNSKIKTVEINDDKIINQLYEKNQGNLFFNEKGETTGGEGSLKSPPSIKKDNDIIKSNIYNKNVSNNNLIKDVDDMISINSSSNTTNSIKNVSLINESYKNIYSNNVIKNNNSDFFNKNIENNIDLMNITNQVNNINLCLNIKKEDNETNGEENDMSLKQNNLKHTHLNSRSDFSKECENTTESKNITMKLKKENFSNNSPDNLLDKPLDTLLNEPLDHFLGKPLNKFVDKPLDNMLENISGEVSDMSNISNNLSNVSDKIKVDTSEYKDEALFCNSPNDDTKVKKKKKKKDSDLDGYPKDQKNYTNCDDGDKINSDDNGINKENEMINQVKNNLNDDEEEEEEEEEEEEEENDDYDVTFKKPSGTIKRISENTGTAYRSMEMNKINSIWMIRDKNNKIINVKWENKIFEKLFFETFENYIKKYINDYHRDWRNYPYNGSKITTTKHAYLNNIK, encoded by the exons aTGGGAAGCAGCAGCTTGCCGATGTCCCAACAAATGTATTTTAGTACTCACAATGCCTTAagaataaatgaagaaaacgatgtaataaatactttattttatgaaataaatgGAAGTCGACATATAAGTTTATTAATCTTTCCATTTTATGATGTCCAAATGTTAAAAAGATTGTtgattaaaaaattaaatttaccAGGTGGTGTTAAAGTGAATgacatcattatattttataaaggtATTAAGTTACCAAATTATCGTATTATAAGTACATacatagataataataataatagaaatgataaaaaaaaaaaaaaaaaaaaaattaataaattatactgGGCTATAAAAGATACTAATCCAAATGCTTCTATACGTGTTATTGATAGTACTAAAAATTATCCAGAATTTTTtgaagatatattaaatgaaattaagttgtcatttaaaaaaaatattgctCCAAAATTAACTATGGATGGTACAGGAGGAacgtatttattatataatgcaaaaaaaaaaatttgttctGTCTTTAAACCTTTAGATGAAGAAGCTTTTGCTCCTTTTAATCCTCGTGGTTATGAAGGGAAAATGTATCAAGAGGGATTTCGTGCTGGTGTATTATCTGGAGAAGGAGCTAGTAGAGAAATAGCAGCTTACCTTTTGGATAATTGTTATAATAACTTTAGTAATGTTCCTTGTACCATTATGGTAGAAGCTTGTAATCcgcattttaataataaaagcaaattaaaatatgttgATAAAGAAACAAACCTAAAATGGAAATGTGGATCATTACAAGAATTTATTGATTCTAGAGAAAGTGTAGGgaattatgattataaacAATTTAGTATAAGAGATATTCATAAAATTGCTATCTTAGATATTAGGGTAATGAACCTAGACAGAAATGATGGTAACATATTAGTCTCACCTTTGAAAACATTAAAAGATTCTTGTAACCAGTTTGtttatagaaataataaatttacaaGTTCTAATAATGAGGATATGTTGAAGAGAATTATAACTATAGACAAAAAGCCTTCAcg ATATACTTTAATACCTATAGATCATGGGCTTATACTTCCCCATATAATGGACGTTGCTGAAATTGATTTGGTGTGGTTTGAATGGCCCCAAATAAAG aTTCCTCTAGATGATGAAGAGCTGGAAGTTGTCTTTTCGTTCGATCCAGACAAAGATGCCGAAAAAGTACGAAATAAATTACTTATCAGAGAAGATTGTATACGTACTATGAGAGTATGTACAAGACTTTTACAAATAGGAGCCAAAATGCATTTAACCTTATATGAAATAGCAAAGATAAGTACGAGGAAAAACATTGACGAAGAATCTATTCTAGAGCACCTAGTTAAGGATTCAATCACACAa gccTACCAAATGATGGATTATACATCCCTTATGAGCACAAACAGATTAGGATACATCCTGGATCTTGCCGaaattaaaatgaataagaaaaaaaaaaatagcaaAATAAAAACTGTAGAAATTAATGATGATAAGATAATAAATCAACTCTATGAAAAAAATCAAGgaaatcttttttttaatgagaAGGGAGAAACAACAGGAGGGGAGGGGAGCTTGAAAAGTCCTCCgagtataaaaaaagataatgataTCATAAAATcgaatatttataataaaaatgtaagtaataataatctaATCAAAGATGTCGATGATATGATATCAATTAACAGCTCTTCAAATACTACGAAtagtataaaaaatgttagtttaataaatgaaagttataaaaatatatatagtaataatgtcataaaaaataataatagtgatttttttaataaaaatatagaaaataatattgatttGATGAATATAACAAACCAAGttaacaatataaatttgtgtttaaatataaaaaaagaagataatgAAACGAATGgagaagaaaatgatatgagtcttaaacaaaataatttaaaacacACTCATTTGAATTCTAGGAGTGATTTTAGTAAAGAATGTGAAAACACAACagaaagtaaaaatataaccatgaagttaaaaaaagaaaactttTCAAATAATTCACCAGACAATTTATTAGACAAACCATTAGATACTTTATTAAATGAACCTTTAGATCATTTTTTAGGAAAgccattaaataaatttgtaGATAAACCTTTGGATAATATGTTAGAAAATATATCCGGTGAAGTTTCAGATATGTCAAACATATCTAATAATCTATCAAATGTTTCTGACAAAATAAAAGTCGATACAAGTGAATATAAAGATGAAGCATTATTTTGTAATTCCCCTAATGATGATACCAAGgttaagaagaaaaagaaaaaaaaagactcTGATCTGGATGGCTATCCAAAGGATCAAAAGAACTATACAAATTGTGATGACGGCGATAAAATTAATAGTGATGATAATGgcataaataaagaaaatgaaatgatAAATCAGgtgaaaaataatttaaatgatgatgaagaagaggaagaagaagaggaagaagaagaggaggaagaaaatgatgattATGATGTAACCTTCAAAAAACCTTCAGGTACTATTAAAAGAATAAGTGAAAATACAGGAACAGCATATAGAAGTATGGAGatgaataaaattaattctaTATGGATGATaagagataaaaataataaaattataaatgtaaaatgggaaaataaaatatttgagAAATTGTTTTTTGAAACttttgaaaattatataaaaaaatatattaatgattATCATCGGGATTGGAGAAATTATCCATATAATGGTTCAAAAATAACGACAACAAAACATGCTtatctaaataatataaaatga